One window of the Zea mays cultivar B73 chromosome 3, Zm-B73-REFERENCE-NAM-5.0, whole genome shotgun sequence genome contains the following:
- the LOC100272619 gene encoding uncharacterized protein LOC100272619, with protein sequence MSRKERIINFLLHEDVYRRTTELGVLPIVGDSGVGKTTLVQYACDDARVRAHFPVIMLYSFTSTYDVKNNQGTCPSDDPLELIKSSDDSFWDRHRRCLMIFEDVDMCRKQMLEEFLQNHRRSEAAGVVKMIVTTNNRRVANDVGTVEPIVLRPLPCPEYWFFFKAHAFAGRDVEENPRLISAGKAIARKLNGSFFGAKIVGGLLTDHPDPRVWCKVLRSSIGGMSPLGDGVGYISDLAENLLPGHVNMCRVTLSKDPAFPPQTATPQLAMFKDLHGAVPHDSELACWADDARFGSVSASQYCRSLTITILLVALALAP encoded by the coding sequence ATGTCGAGAAAAGAGAGGATCATCAACTTCCTGCTGCACGAGGACGTCTATCGGCGGACCACGGAGCTTGGTGTGCTGCCTATTGTTGGTGACAGCGGAGTCGGGAAGACAACCCTGGTGCAATACGCCTGCGACGACGCTAGAGTGCGCGCCCACTTCCCAGTGATCATGCTGTACAGTTTCACATCTACCTACGATGTCAaaaacaaccaaggaacttgtCCAAGCGACGACCCACTGGAGTTGATCAAGAGTAGCGACGACAGTTTTTGGGACAGACACAGGAGGTGCCTGATGATATTTGAGGACGTGGACATGTGCAGGAAGCAGATGCTGGAGGAGTTCTTGCAGAACCACCGCCGCAGCGAGGCGGCGGGGGTAGTCAAGATGATCGTCACCACGAACAACCGGCGTGTCGCGAACGACGTCGGGACGGTGGAGCCGATCGTGCTAAGGCCGTTGCCGTGCCCTGAGTACTGGTTCTTCTTCAAGGCCCACGCGTTCGCCGGCAGAGACGTCGAGGAGAACCCGAGGCTCATCTCTGCGGGGAAAGCGATAGCGAGGAAGCTCAACGGCTCATTCTTCGGCGCCAAGATCGTCGGAGGGCTGCTCACGGATCACCCGGATCCAAGGGTCTGGTGCAAGGTCCTGAGGAGCAGCATTGGAGGGATGTCTCCCCTTGGTGACGGCGTCGGTTACATCTCGGACTTGGCTGAAAACTTGCTGCCCGGCCATGTGAACATGTGCAGGGTGACGCTCTCTAAGGACCCGGCATTTCCTCCCCAGACGGCGACACCGCAGTTGGCTATGTTCAAGGATCTGCACGGCGCTGTTCCTCATGACAGCGAGTTGGCCTGCTGGGCAGACGACGCCCGGTTTGGGAGTGTGAGTGCAAGTCAGTACTGCCGTTCTTTAACCATTACTATATTGCTCGTTGCTCTTGCACTTGCACCGTAG
- the LOC542159 gene encoding dTDP-glucose 4,6-dehydratase — MSSSPSPAATRLDLDGNPIAPLTICMIGAGGFIGSHLCEKLMAETHHTVLAVDVYCDKIRHLVDPAPPHLAGRISFHRLNIKNDSRLEGLIKMADLTINLAAICTPADYNTRPLDTIYSNFIDALPVVKYCSENSKRLIHFSTCEVYGKTIGSFLPKDHPLRKEPEFYVLKEDESPCIFGPIVKQRWSYACAKQLIERLVFAEGAENGLDFTIVRPFNWIGPRMDFIPGVDGPSEGVPRVLACFSNNLLRREPLKLVDGGQSQRTFVYIKDAIEAVVLMIENPARANGHIFNVGNPNNEVTVRELAQMMTEVYANVSGEAPLDEPMIDVSSSQFYGEGYDDSDKRIPDMTIINKQLGWNPKTPLKDLLETTLTYQHKTYKEAVKRQMSQASAST, encoded by the exons ATGTCGTCGTCTCCCTCGCCGGCGGCCACCCGCCTGGATCTGGATGGCAACCCCATCGCTCCCCTCACCATCTGCATGATCGGCGCCGGCGGCTTCATCGGCTCCCACCTCTGCGAGAAGCTAATGGCCGAGACGCACCACACCGTCCTCGCTGTTGACGTCTACTGCGACAAGATCCGCCACCTTGTCGACCCCGCGCCGCCGCACCTCGCCGGGCGCATCTCATTCCACCGCCTTAACATAAAAAACGACTCCAGGCTAGAGGGGCTCATCAAGATGGCCGATCTG ACCATAAACCTGGCCGCGATCTGCACGCCGGCCGACTACAACACTCGCCCACTTGACACCATCTACAGCAACTTCATCGACGCACTCCCAGTG GTCAAGTACTGCTCCGAGAACAGCAAGCGTCTCATCCACTTCTCCAcctgcgaggtctacggcaagacCATCGGCAGCTTCCTCCCCAAAGACCACCCGCTCCGCAAG GAGCCTGAATTTTATGTTCTTAAAGAAGATGAGTCGCCCTGTATTTTTGGTCCAATCGTGAAACAAAGATGGTCCTATGCATGCGCAAAGCAACTTATTGAGAGGCTTGTATTTG CTGAAGGTGCAGAAAATGGCCTTGATTTCACAATCGTGAGACCTTTCAATTGGATTGGACCAAGGATGGACTTCATTCCTGGTGTTGATGGTCCTAGTGAAGGTGTGCCTCGGGTTTTGGCTTGCTTCAGTAAC AATCTGCTCCGGAGAGAGCCCTTGAAGCTTGTTGATGGGGGTCAGTCTCAGAGAACCTTTGTCTACATCAAGGATGCTATCGAAGCTGTAGTGCTGATGATT GAAAATCCTGCTCGAGCCAATGGCCACATCttcaatgttgggaatccgaacaaTGAAGTTACCGTTAGGGAGTTGGCCCAAATGATGACAGAG GTCTACGCAAATGTCTCAGGAGAGGCACCGCTGGATGAGCCCATGATTGACGTGAGCTCGAGTCAGTTCTACGGTGAAGGATACGATGATAGCGACAAGAGGATCCCCGACATGACTATAATCAACAAGCAGCTAG GTTGGAACCCAAAGACGCCTCTCAAGGATCTGCTGGAGACAACACTGACATATCAGCACAAGACATACAAAGAAGCTGTGAAAAGGCAAATGTCGCAGGCTTCAGCGTCGACTTAG